One part of the Microvirga sp. TS319 genome encodes these proteins:
- a CDS encoding outer membrane protein, with product MKFLLLSAAALMAGTAVAAADDLPNRVSTVTPVIAQSAFNWTGFYAGVQGAWIRDDGDAVRTGLAGVPAISVPNRAGLGDNGLGGGGQIGYQMQFGSLVAGLEADFTLTDVGRSRSSVNPASADPACQCTATTTLTSEMNSFGSVRGRVGVAMPSLGTFFDRTLLYVTGGLAYAQIEHRGQIAVTPPGIELQTVRDDVKMGFTVGAGTEIALTQNVSIKSETLYYNLGDERLTLARAGDQAVYRFKNDGWISRVGANVRF from the coding sequence ATGAAGTTCCTCCTTCTCTCTGCGGCAGCCCTGATGGCTGGCACGGCGGTGGCGGCAGCAGACGACCTGCCGAATCGTGTATCGACCGTCACCCCAGTGATCGCCCAATCCGCCTTCAACTGGACAGGCTTCTATGCGGGCGTCCAAGGTGCCTGGATCCGGGATGATGGCGACGCGGTCCGCACCGGACTTGCCGGCGTGCCGGCAATCTCAGTTCCCAACCGGGCCGGCCTTGGGGACAATGGGCTCGGTGGTGGTGGACAGATCGGCTACCAGATGCAGTTCGGCAGCCTCGTAGCGGGTCTCGAGGCCGACTTCACGTTGACCGATGTGGGCCGCTCCCGCAGCAGCGTGAACCCGGCGAGTGCAGACCCGGCGTGCCAATGCACGGCGACGACGACGCTCACCTCGGAGATGAACTCGTTCGGCAGCGTCAGAGGGCGGGTCGGCGTTGCCATGCCGAGCCTCGGAACGTTCTTCGACCGGACGCTGCTGTACGTTACAGGTGGCTTGGCATATGCGCAGATCGAGCATCGAGGACAGATCGCAGTGACCCCACCGGGCATTGAGCTGCAAACGGTCCGTGATGACGTGAAGATGGGCTTCACGGTCGGGGCTGGAACCGAGATCGCCCTCACGCAGAACGTCTCGATCAAATCGGAAACGCTCTACTACAATCTTGGAGATGAGCGCCTGACGCTCGCACGGGCAGGCGATCAGGCGGTGTATCGCTTCAAGAACGACGGCTGGATCAGCCGCGTGGGTGCCAACGTGCGCTTTTAA